The window ATTGAACGCCGACCAAGTGGCCGAGAAGCTCGATATTTCCCGTGCTGCGGTGTATCGCCTGGAAATGGGCAAGATCGTAAAGCTCGAAACCCTGGATCGCCTGGCGCAATTGCTCAAGGTATCCCTGACCAGCCTGCTGGGTTCCGACACCGAGTATTTTGACAACGCCCTGGGCTACTTCGAACGTATGCGTCAACTCGAAGCGCGCTCGGTGAGCATCCAGTCTTACTTCGATCCCTTTTCCTACCTGCTGACCTCCCCCGCTTACTCCGAGCTGTTCAAGACCATGCTCGACGAAGCACGGCCGAAGAACTTCGACGCCAGCCAAGCGGCCATGCAGGCGCAAATCCTTGAGATTCTCAACGAGCGTAAGGCGACGTTTTCCAAACAGAAATTCGAAGTGCAGTCGATCATCAGCCTGCGTCAGATCGAGCGTTACTTGCACATCGGCCTTGTCGGTCGCCTTGATCTGCCACCGAGCGTGAGAATGGAACGCTCACTGCTGGCGCGGCGCGAAGTCGAGAACCTGATCGACAAGATCGGTAGCGAAGGCTCGCGATTCAACATCTACCTGATCGACGAAACCCTGCCCAGCGCCACCTTCCAGATTTTCGAGCAGGTGCATACCAGCTATGTCGCCGTCAGCCCCTATCGCCTCGGCGAGCTGCCCAATGTCCATACCGGCATCGCCAGCGTGACCTCGTCACCCGAGGCCGTGGACATGTACAAATCCATGACCCGGGGATTGCTCGAACGTGCGCATTCGGGTGAAGCGGCGAAACATGAACTGAGCAAACTGCTGGCCAAACTTTAGTCTCGATAGACTCGTCAGCGATCGCTATTCGGATCAACTCACTGCGTCGACTGAACCACCGCCTGAAGCTGCTTCAGCAAATCATCAGCACTCTTGCCGTCCGACTCTTTCTTGTCGAACCAACTGGTGCCGTTCTGCAGGATCTCGGCGAGGATCGGGAAGTACAGCTGCTTTTTCTTCGCCAGTTCCACCGGATCGGCGGCGGTGGCCTGGTCGAGTGCGGTCTGGATGGTCGAACGTTGGGTCAGCCATTGCGGCGTGGATTTTTCTTCCGGGCTCATGTTGTCCAGGAAGTTCAGGGCGGCCTTGGCGCGACCGACCGGGTCGTTGGCGAACGGGTCCCGCCAGTTCTTCTTCTGGTCTTCCGGGCCGACGTAGTAGCCCGTTGCGAGCTGCGCCTGCTGGCGCATCAGGTCTTGGGCCGCGGTCTGTTCTTCCTTGGTGAAATTGCCGCCTTCATTGGTGGAAATGGCGTACAGCGAACGCCGATCCAGATCGCCCATCAGCGCATTGCGATCCTCAACGTTCTTGTTGTCGTACGGCTTACCGCTGTCTTTCATCAGCGCGTATTTTTCATCCATGCGCTTGCGGGCATCGATGGCCACGTCGGCAAAGGTTTTGTCCTTGGAACTGGAAATCGCCCCAGGCTTGGCCACACCCAGAATCAACGCGTCGGCGTTCATCCCCGCACGCACCGGAAAATACGGCGCGTTGCTGGCGATGGAAGCGCTGTAGTCAGTGGCCGTGCCGGAAAAACTCACCGAGTCATCATTCTGCGAATTGCCTGCTGCCTGATCGCTATCGGCCACTTTGCCTTGACCATCTGCCCTGGTATTGGCGGCAGAGGAATAGGCAGCGATCAATGCGCTGGATGACGACGATGATGAGTTAACGTTCATGCTGCTTCCTTGTAAGTGAGCTAGATGGTGGCAAACCGCCGCCTAATCTACTGGCGTTGGGCTCGTAAATAAACCACCGTCGTGACAACTGTGTGTCGCTTCACCCGAATCTTCGTCCAGAGCCATCCAGCACATCACGCCAGCAAGCGTGCGTAGCGGTCCAAGTCGATATTGCCGCCACTGACAATCACACCCACCCGCTGCCCTTCCAGCACCTTGCCTGAATGACGAAGGGCGGCCAATCCCAGGCATCCGGTGGGTTCGACGACCATCTTCATGCGCTCGGCAAAAAAACGCATGCCTTCGACCAGTTGGGCGTCTGTCACCGTCAGGATGTCGTCAACGTCACGGTGGATAATCGGGAAAGTGAACTGACCCAAATGCTGCGTCTGCGCACCGTCGGCCAAGGTGTCCGGGGTGTCGATGTGGACGATTTTCCCACTGCGAAATGACTGCTGGCCGTCGTTCCCCGCCTGCGGTTCGACTCCATACAGTTTGCAGTCAGGCGCCAGTGCACGGGTCGCCAAAGCGCCACCCGCCAACAATCCACCACCGCCCAGGCAAATGAACAGCGCATCCAGCGGACCGGTTTCCTGTAATAGCTCCAGGGTGGCGGTCCCCTGCCCGGCAATGACATCGGGGTGGTCGTAGGATGGAATCAGCGTGTAACCGTGCTCGTGCGCCAGTGTTCGACCAATCGCCTCGCGGTCCTCGCTGTAGCGGTCATAGAGCACC of the Pseudomonas sp. MAG733B genome contains:
- a CDS encoding helix-turn-helix transcriptional regulator → MSQIDYQAIGERLRAYRIGRQLNADQVAEKLDISRAAVYRLEMGKIVKLETLDRLAQLLKVSLTSLLGSDTEYFDNALGYFERMRQLEARSVSIQSYFDPFSYLLTSPAYSELFKTMLDEARPKNFDASQAAMQAQILEILNERKATFSKQKFEVQSIISLRQIERYLHIGLVGRLDLPPSVRMERSLLARREVENLIDKIGSEGSRFNIYLIDETLPSATFQIFEQVHTSYVAVSPYRLGELPNVHTGIASVTSSPEAVDMYKSMTRGLLERAHSGEAAKHELSKLLAKL
- a CDS encoding threo-3-hydroxy-L-aspartate ammonia-lyase; the protein is MTSPELTLPTYQDVLDAAARIAGHAHRTPVLTSRTLNGQLNAEVFFKCENYQRMGAFKFRGAFNALARFDERQRKTGVVAFSSGNHAQGIALSARILGIPATIVMPHDAPASKMAATREYGASVVLYDRYSEDREAIGRTLAHEHGYTLIPSYDHPDVIAGQGTATLELLQETGPLDALFICLGGGGLLAGGALATRALAPDCKLYGVEPQAGNDGQQSFRSGKIVHIDTPDTLADGAQTQHLGQFTFPIIHRDVDDILTVTDAQLVEGMRFFAERMKMVVEPTGCLGLAALRHSGKVLEGQRVGVIVSGGNIDLDRYARLLA